The following are encoded together in the Emcibacter sp. SYSU 3D8 genome:
- a CDS encoding NADH-quinone oxidoreductase subunit H encodes MVIADFIVQGAQMLLVLVLAPLLTGFIRKVKARLQLRRGPSIFQPYRDLLRLCRKEVVMAENASWLFRVIPYIVLSATWVAASLVPTFATGLMFSWTADLIAIVALLGSARFFLALAGMDVGTAFGGIGASRESMIAMLAEPAMIMIVFVLALVAGSTQLSSVADFVLNTHVGLRVSLGLAMIALMMVTIAENARIPIDNPATHLELTMVHEAMVLEYSGRHLAVIELASSLKLLLYISLIACVFVPWGLASSGEGAAAYLLGGATYAAKLVVAGFVLAVFETSFAKMRVFRVSGFLGAALMLGLLGTLLLFVSRSI; translated from the coding sequence ATGGTGATCGCCGATTTCATCGTGCAGGGCGCCCAGATGCTGCTGGTGCTGGTGCTGGCTCCCCTGTTGACTGGTTTCATCCGCAAGGTGAAGGCCCGGCTCCAGCTTCGGCGCGGGCCCTCGATTTTCCAGCCTTACCGCGACCTGCTCCGGCTGTGCCGCAAGGAGGTGGTGATGGCCGAGAACGCCTCGTGGCTGTTCCGGGTCATCCCCTATATCGTCCTGTCCGCGACCTGGGTGGCCGCATCGCTCGTGCCCACCTTCGCCACGGGGCTGATGTTCTCCTGGACCGCGGACCTGATCGCCATCGTGGCGCTGCTGGGCAGTGCCCGCTTCTTCCTGGCGCTCGCGGGCATGGACGTGGGCACCGCGTTCGGCGGCATCGGCGCCAGCCGCGAGAGCATGATCGCCATGCTCGCCGAACCGGCCATGATCATGATCGTGTTCGTTCTGGCACTGGTGGCGGGATCGACCCAATTGTCGAGCGTCGCCGATTTCGTCCTCAATACCCATGTGGGCCTGCGCGTCTCGCTCGGCCTGGCGATGATCGCCCTGATGATGGTGACGATCGCGGAAAACGCCCGCATTCCGATCGACAATCCTGCCACCCACCTGGAACTCACCATGGTTCACGAGGCCATGGTGCTGGAATATTCGGGCCGGCATCTGGCGGTGATCGAACTGGCGTCGTCGCTGAAGCTGCTGCTCTACATTTCGCTGATTGCCTGCGTGTTCGTGCCGTGGGGGCTTGCATCGTCAGGCGAGGGGGCTGCGGCCTACCTTCTCGGCGGCGCAACCTATGCGGCCAAGCTGGTTGTCGCCGGCTTCGTCCTCGCAGTCTTCGAGACATCCTTCGCCAAGATGCGCGTATTCCGGGTCTCCGGCTTCCTCGGCGCCGCGCTGATGCTCGGGCTGCTCGGCACCCTGCTGCTGTTCGTGTCGCGGAGCATCTGA
- a CDS encoding hydrogenase-4 component E: MHGITFDIAHLLAGGLVLVSFMLLYQDRLLALVNTYALHAILLSLSVSWQAHAQDAPHLYVTAAIALAFKAIAIPVALRRIIYRLGLNREIENVVGVGLTMLVGMALVALSLVVMLRVTSMVDPLAREDLAFALSVLLLGLLIMVTRRNAIGQVIGFMSLENGLILAATGARGMPLVVEISVAFSVLIAFIVIGIFLFRIRERFDTVDLEALDNVRGEQR; the protein is encoded by the coding sequence ATGCACGGGATAACGTTCGATATCGCTCATCTGCTGGCTGGCGGCCTGGTGCTGGTCAGCTTCATGCTGCTGTATCAGGACCGGCTGCTGGCACTGGTCAATACCTATGCCCTGCATGCCATCCTGCTGTCGCTGTCGGTAAGCTGGCAGGCCCATGCGCAGGACGCGCCGCACCTTTATGTCACCGCCGCGATCGCGCTGGCCTTCAAGGCCATTGCCATACCCGTAGCCCTGCGACGGATCATCTATCGACTCGGCCTGAACCGCGAGATCGAAAACGTGGTCGGGGTCGGCCTGACCATGCTGGTCGGCATGGCTCTGGTGGCGTTGTCGCTGGTGGTCATGTTGCGGGTCACGTCGATGGTGGACCCGCTGGCCCGCGAGGATCTTGCCTTTGCCCTGTCCGTGCTGCTGCTCGGGCTGCTCATCATGGTGACGCGGCGCAATGCCATCGGCCAGGTGATCGGCTTCATGTCGTTGGAGAACGGACTGATCCTGGCCGCAACGGGCGCCCGGGGCATGCCGCTTGTGGTCGAGATCAGCGTGGCGTTTTCGGTACTGATCGCGTTCATCGTGATCGGCATCTTCCTGTTTCGCATCCGCGAGCGTTTCGACACGGTGGACCTGGAGGCCCTGGACAATGTCCGGGGCGAGCAGCGATGA
- a CDS encoding hydrogenase 4 subunit F, which yields MTGLHIDAVALVLLVPAVSAGVLALLPNYRISARLNVLASFVTLLAALSMLIHKPETGSYFLVDDLNIVFILLNCFVAFTTSVFSASYIAHELEIGRLTPAYLRFYHAMYQAMMFGMNMALVANNLGLMWVAIELATLTTVLMVGIYRTHEALEAAWKYFILGSVGIAFALFGTILVYVAAQPVVGEGLQGMVWTVLIQRVADFDPALLNVAFVFLLLGYGTKVGLAPLHAWLPDAHSEGPTPISAVLSGLLLNVALYAVLRFKMLLAANDSAIAPGPLMAIMGLTSLLFAGFMLYRRRDIKRLFAYSSIEHMGIIVFAFGMGGPLANFAGLLHMTMHSLTKSAIFFAVGHISQVKGTQRIAEIRGLTETHPLLGWGLVLGVVAIAGMPPLGIFLSEFLLVTSTFAREPMLALLLVLGLLVAFGALLLRVQGFAFGEPTGSRAPVEASYVPMFGHLALVCVAGIYLPPPLVAWFQHVALQLG from the coding sequence ATGACCGGACTCCACATCGACGCCGTCGCCCTGGTGTTGCTGGTGCCGGCAGTGTCTGCCGGGGTGCTGGCATTGCTGCCGAATTACAGGATTTCGGCCCGGCTCAACGTGCTGGCCTCGTTCGTGACCCTGCTGGCCGCGTTGTCCATGCTGATCCATAAGCCGGAGACGGGCAGCTATTTCCTGGTCGACGATCTGAATATCGTCTTCATCCTGCTCAACTGCTTTGTCGCCTTCACCACCAGTGTGTTCAGCGCCAGCTACATCGCCCATGAACTGGAGATTGGCCGGCTGACGCCAGCCTATCTGCGATTCTACCACGCCATGTATCAGGCGATGATGTTCGGCATGAACATGGCGCTGGTCGCCAACAATCTCGGCCTGATGTGGGTGGCGATCGAACTGGCGACCCTGACAACCGTGCTGATGGTCGGCATCTACCGCACCCATGAGGCGCTTGAGGCTGCCTGGAAGTATTTCATCCTCGGCAGCGTCGGCATCGCCTTCGCCCTGTTCGGCACCATCCTGGTTTACGTCGCGGCCCAGCCGGTGGTGGGCGAGGGGCTGCAGGGCATGGTGTGGACAGTGCTGATCCAGCGGGTCGCCGACTTCGATCCGGCGCTGCTGAACGTGGCGTTCGTGTTCCTGTTGCTGGGCTACGGCACGAAGGTTGGGCTTGCGCCGCTGCACGCCTGGCTGCCCGATGCGCATTCCGAAGGCCCCACGCCGATTTCGGCCGTGCTTTCGGGCCTGCTGCTGAACGTGGCGCTCTATGCGGTGCTGCGGTTCAAGATGCTGCTTGCCGCCAATGATTCAGCGATCGCACCGGGACCGCTGATGGCGATCATGGGCCTGACGTCGCTGCTGTTCGCGGGCTTCATGCTGTACCGGCGACGCGACATCAAGCGGCTGTTCGCCTATTCGTCCATCGAGCATATGGGCATCATCGTGTTTGCGTTCGGCATGGGCGGCCCGCTCGCCAATTTCGCCGGGCTGCTCCACATGACCATGCACAGCCTGACCAAGTCGGCGATCTTTTTCGCGGTCGGACACATTTCCCAGGTGAAGGGGACACAGCGGATCGCGGAAATCCGCGGGCTGACGGAAACCCATCCGCTGCTCGGATGGGGCCTGGTGCTGGGCGTCGTCGCCATCGCGGGGATGCCGCCGCTGGGCATCTTTCTCAGCGAGTTCCTGCTGGTGACGTCGACCTTCGCGCGCGAGCCGATGCTTGCCCTGTTGCTGGTTTTAGGGCTGCTGGTTGCGTTCGGGGCTCTGCTGCTGCGGGTGCAGGGCTTTGCGTTCGGCGAGCCGACAGGCAGCAGGGCGCCGGTGGAAGCCTCCTATGTGCCCATGTTCGGTCACCTCGCATTGGTTTGCGTTGCCGGCATCTATCTGCCGCCGCCGCTGGTTGCGTGGTTCCAGCATGTCGCGCTTCAGCTGGGTTAG
- a CDS encoding nickel-dependent hydrogenase large subunit, with the protein MAVLSDILSQGVPVPAHRPWPRVMVSARLWKLAAQGLADGHWSLLDLSAEAAAVHMTLFEERTTSVAVISLDCPKGRFPSVGSVHAPAIRLERTIQDLFGLIADGAVDTRPWMDHGVWGVRHPLGEVTEPAGESAGYAFLAAEGESLHRIPVGPVHAGIIEPGHFRFTANGETVVRLEERLGYVHRGIEGLMRGADIGRAARLAGRVSGDSTVCYALAFARAAEVAVDVDVPARAHWLRALMAEMERLANHLGDIGAICNDAAFAFMHAHCGVLRERVLRAADTCFGHRLMRDCIVPGGMAVDLDDPGVAVIDALMAEIRRRFPALVKIYDNTASLQDRTVGAGTLDPALAQRFAAGGFVGRASGRLFDARRMIPYAPYGQLRFEVPLLVEGDVNARVWIRIREVEQSLALIDQILAAMPAGDICTGLPAGGGEGMALVEGFRGDVLVSLRLGESGKIERCRMRDPSWFQWPLLEAVIEGNIVADFPLCNKSFNCSYAGHDL; encoded by the coding sequence GTGGCGGTGTTGAGCGATATTCTTTCCCAGGGCGTGCCGGTCCCGGCCCACCGACCCTGGCCCCGCGTCATGGTCTCGGCCCGTCTCTGGAAGCTGGCGGCGCAGGGCCTGGCCGACGGGCATTGGAGCCTGCTCGATCTTTCCGCCGAGGCCGCCGCGGTTCACATGACCCTGTTCGAGGAACGGACAACCAGTGTCGCCGTGATCAGCCTGGATTGTCCCAAGGGGCGCTTTCCCTCGGTAGGCAGCGTCCACGCGCCCGCGATCCGGCTGGAGCGGACCATCCAGGATCTGTTCGGGTTGATCGCCGACGGTGCGGTGGATACCCGGCCATGGATGGATCACGGCGTCTGGGGAGTGCGCCATCCGCTTGGCGAGGTGACCGAGCCTGCCGGAGAAAGCGCCGGTTACGCGTTCCTGGCCGCGGAAGGCGAAAGCCTGCACCGGATTCCCGTGGGACCGGTCCATGCGGGCATCATCGAGCCGGGTCATTTCCGGTTTACCGCCAATGGCGAGACGGTGGTGCGACTGGAAGAACGGCTTGGCTATGTGCATCGGGGCATCGAAGGGTTGATGCGCGGCGCGGATATCGGCCGGGCGGCCAGATTGGCCGGCCGGGTTTCCGGCGACAGCACGGTTTGCTATGCCCTGGCCTTCGCGCGCGCCGCCGAGGTGGCGGTGGACGTCGACGTTCCTGCCCGTGCCCACTGGCTGCGGGCGCTGATGGCCGAGATGGAGCGGCTGGCCAACCATCTGGGCGACATCGGCGCCATCTGCAACGACGCTGCATTCGCCTTCATGCACGCCCATTGCGGGGTGTTGCGCGAGCGCGTCCTGCGCGCCGCCGATACCTGTTTCGGCCACCGGCTCATGCGGGATTGCATCGTGCCGGGCGGCATGGCGGTCGATCTGGACGATCCGGGCGTGGCCGTGATTGACGCATTGATGGCCGAGATCCGGCGGCGTTTTCCGGCGCTGGTGAAAATCTACGACAATACGGCCTCGCTGCAGGATCGCACCGTGGGCGCCGGCACGCTGGATCCCGCGCTGGCGCAACGCTTCGCGGCGGGGGGCTTCGTGGGCCGGGCGTCCGGCCGGCTGTTCGACGCCAGGCGCATGATCCCATACGCGCCGTACGGCCAGCTGCGGTTCGAGGTGCCGCTGCTGGTTGAAGGCGACGTCAATGCCCGCGTCTGGATCCGCATCCGGGAAGTGGAGCAGAGCCTCGCGCTGATCGACCAGATACTGGCGGCGATGCCGGCGGGCGACATCTGCACCGGCCTGCCGGCCGGTGGCGGCGAGGGCATGGCGCTGGTCGAGGGATTTCGCGGCGACGTCCTGGTATCGCTGCGCCTCGGTGAATCGGGGAAGATCGAGCGATGCCGCATGCGCGATCCATCGTGGTTCCAGTGGCCGCTGCTGGAGGCGGTCATCGAAGGCAACATCGTCGCCGACTTTCCCCTCTGCAACAAATCGTTCAACTGCTCCTATGCGGGGCACGACCTCTAG
- a CDS encoding NADH-quinone oxidoreductase subunit B family protein, translating to MRSLLLQGLFRRPLTEAPPVPDAADLAALADHLDIAARRRLGRSLSIRHVDAGSCNGCELEVHALNNAFYDLERYGLRFVASPRHADVLFVTGPVTRNMREALERTYNATPSPKWVVAVGDCAADGGLFGGSYAVEGGVSRVIPVDLHITGCPPNPTALLKGLLSLMER from the coding sequence ATGCGCAGCCTGCTGCTCCAAGGATTATTCCGCCGCCCGCTGACCGAGGCGCCGCCGGTTCCCGACGCGGCGGATCTCGCGGCGCTGGCCGACCATCTCGATATCGCGGCCCGGCGCCGGCTCGGACGAAGCCTGTCCATCCGGCATGTGGACGCCGGCTCGTGCAATGGCTGCGAACTGGAAGTTCATGCCCTGAACAATGCATTCTACGACCTGGAACGCTATGGCCTCCGGTTCGTCGCGTCGCCGCGGCACGCCGACGTCCTGTTTGTCACGGGTCCGGTGACCAGGAACATGCGCGAGGCGCTGGAGCGAACCTACAATGCAACCCCGTCGCCGAAATGGGTGGTCGCGGTCGGCGACTGCGCGGCCGATGGCGGCCTGTTTGGTGGCAGCTACGCGGTGGAAGGCGGCGTATCCCGGGTGATCCCGGTCGACCTGCACATAACGGGCTGCCCGCCCAATCCGACGGCGCTGCTCAAGGGTCTGCTGTCGCTGATGGAGCGATAA
- a CDS encoding TIGR03084 family metal-binding protein gives MEQAADFRDESDAIHRLLEPLADADWDRATQFKGWTINDVIAHLHMWNYAACLTLVDADAFLKFRRELADYVKAGGTHLQFNHAWLGGIKGRALLARWRDLYRDTADQFAVGDPKARVKWGGPDMSVRSCITARLMETWSHAQAVYDVLGVERIDHDRIRNVAVIGINTYGWTFVNRKLEVPAEPPYVRLTAPSGAVWEWHDPSDTNRIEGTAMDFCQVVTQVRNVADTGLRATGDTATRWMAMAQCFAGPPEDPPPPGARRIQRPNG, from the coding sequence ATGGAACAGGCCGCCGATTTCCGCGACGAGAGCGACGCGATCCACCGCCTGCTGGAGCCGCTGGCCGACGCCGACTGGGACCGCGCCACCCAGTTCAAGGGCTGGACCATCAACGACGTCATCGCCCACCTGCACATGTGGAACTACGCCGCCTGCCTGACCCTGGTGGACGCCGACGCGTTCCTGAAGTTCCGCCGCGAGCTGGCCGACTACGTCAAGGCCGGCGGCACCCATTTGCAGTTCAACCATGCCTGGCTCGGCGGCATCAAAGGGCGCGCCCTGCTGGCGCGCTGGCGAGACCTCTACCGCGACACCGCCGACCAGTTCGCCGTCGGCGACCCGAAAGCCAGGGTGAAATGGGGCGGGCCGGACATGTCCGTCCGCTCGTGCATCACCGCGCGGCTGATGGAAACCTGGTCGCACGCGCAGGCGGTCTACGACGTGCTCGGCGTGGAGCGCATTGACCACGACCGCATCCGCAACGTGGCGGTGATCGGCATCAACACCTATGGCTGGACCTTCGTGAACCGCAAGCTCGAGGTGCCCGCCGAGCCGCCCTATGTCCGCCTGACCGCGCCGTCCGGCGCAGTCTGGGAGTGGCATGATCCCAGCGACACCAACCGCATCGAGGGCACGGCGATGGATTTCTGCCAGGTGGTGACCCAGGTCCGCAACGTGGCCGATACCGGCCTGCGCGCGACCGGCGACACGGCGACGCGCTGGATGGCCATGGCCCAGTGCTTCGCCGGCCCGCCCGAGGACCCGCCGCCGCCGGGCGCACGCCGCATCCAGCGACCGAACGGCTGA